Proteins found in one Nocardia brasiliensis ATCC 700358 genomic segment:
- a CDS encoding sugar phosphate nucleotidyltransferase, whose protein sequence is MVLKQPLLHGVLLLGGSGSRMRPSVVGNKHLIPVGGRPLADYGLELLMCCGIERLSAVVGPGDIDHFRRLFDCVAPEISVDYVVQPHPLGTADALQRCADSVEVPYVATLWGDNLFEFAPVETVRRFVADPAPCMITVAESGTPQHFSTVAIDGGGVTAITDKPAHPTTNTVCAGLMLFDADALFRSVHQVDQNARGEREAMDAVRGFLRAGELSFDRLTGRWFDAAVSPAFLREAELFALRRGFNHPPSESQETSSWTSPTRPRQFGSTSTRHGVAS, encoded by the coding sequence ATGGTGCTAAAACAGCCTCTGCTGCATGGGGTCTTGCTGCTCGGTGGTAGCGGGAGCCGGATGCGTCCGTCGGTTGTCGGTAACAAGCATCTGATCCCGGTCGGTGGCCGTCCGCTGGCCGACTACGGCCTGGAATTGTTGATGTGCTGTGGCATCGAGAGGCTCAGCGCGGTCGTGGGGCCTGGCGACATCGACCATTTCCGCCGACTCTTCGATTGCGTCGCACCGGAAATCTCGGTCGACTACGTGGTTCAGCCTCATCCTCTGGGGACGGCCGACGCGTTGCAACGCTGCGCTGACTCGGTCGAGGTTCCCTACGTTGCCACGTTGTGGGGCGACAACCTGTTCGAGTTCGCGCCGGTCGAAACGGTTCGACGCTTTGTCGCTGATCCTGCGCCGTGCATGATCACTGTCGCCGAATCAGGCACTCCGCAGCACTTCAGCACTGTGGCCATCGACGGCGGTGGTGTCACGGCGATCACCGACAAGCCCGCTCACCCCACGACAAATACTGTCTGCGCCGGGTTGATGTTGTTCGATGCGGATGCGCTGTTCCGGTCGGTCCATCAGGTCGATCAGAACGCACGCGGCGAACGCGAAGCGATGGACGCTGTGCGCGGCTTCCTGCGCGCAGGCGAGTTGAGCTTCGACCGGCTGACAGGGCGCTGGTTCGACGCCGCTGTATCTCCGGCGTTTCTGCGCGAGGCCGAACTGTTCGCTCTCCGAAGAGGTTTCAACCACCCGCCATCCGAAAGTCAGGAGACTTCGTCATGGACCTCACCCACCCGTCCGCGCCAGTTCGGCTCAACCTCGACACGACA